A single genomic interval of Devosia oryziradicis harbors:
- a CDS encoding DUF2237 family protein, producing the protein MNVQGRFEGPAELNVLGEPLQACSSDPLTGFFRTGYCAAGPDSAAVHLVCIEATAAFLAYSKSVGNDLSTPMPQYAFPGLVAGNRWCLVAMRWLQAHEAGAAPRVFLRSTNQAVLGLVPLEVLKAYALDLN; encoded by the coding sequence TTGAACGTCCAGGGGCGCTTCGAGGGACCCGCCGAGCTCAACGTTCTGGGCGAGCCGCTGCAGGCCTGCTCCAGCGACCCGCTGACCGGCTTCTTCCGCACCGGCTACTGCGCGGCCGGCCCTGACAGTGCGGCGGTGCACCTGGTTTGCATAGAGGCGACGGCCGCATTTCTTGCCTACTCGAAATCGGTCGGCAACGACCTGTCGACGCCGATGCCGCAATACGCGTTCCCGGGGCTGGTCGCCGGCAACCGCTGGTGCCTGGTCGCGATGCGGTGGCTGCAGGCGCACGAGGCCGGCGCGGCGCCACGCGTGTTTCTGCGCTCTACCAACCAGGCCGTACTCGGACTTGTCCCCCTTGAGGTGCTCAAGGCTTATGCTCTGGATCTGAACTGA
- the alaS gene encoding alanine--tRNA ligase — protein sequence MTSVNDLRSSFVDYFARNGHHAVASSPLVPRNDPTLMFTNSGMVQFKNTFTGVEKRPYSRATTAQKCVRAGGKHNDLDNVGFTARHHTFFEMLGNFSFGDYFKDHAIELAWNLLTKDWGLPREKLMVTVYQDDDEAMELWKKIAGIGEDRIVRLGAKSNFWQMGDTGPCGPCSEIFYDHGDHIWGGPPGSPEEDGDRWIEIWNLVFMQYEQQGDGSRTGLPRPSIDTGMGLERIAAVMQGVHDNYDIDLFKALIGAAAQATGADINGEGNRSLRVIADHLRSMSFLIAEGVLPSNEGRGYVLRRIMRRAMRHATLLGANEPVIHKLVPTLVREMGQAYPELSRGEALISETVLLEEGRFLKTLGRGLQLLADETRDMGEGTVLDGASAFKLYDTYGFPLDLTQDALRTRGITVDQAGFDAAMAAQKAEARKSWSGSGEAATDTVWYGLADKLGPTEFLGYETETAEGEIKALLKDGAEVAALAEGEEGFAVLNQTPFYGESGGQVGDTGTLKGDAVAASVTDTQKHHGVFAHKVKVTQGSLKVGQAVTLVVDHERRSSIRANHSATHLLHEALRLVLGDHVAQKGSMVSSERLRFDFVHTKPMTEQEMAEVEDIANAIVLQNTPVETRLMGVEEAKESGARALFGEKYGDEVRVVAMGEPTSNGLGWSVELCGGTHVRRTGDIGLVSIVAESAVGAGVRRIEALTGKAARHRGNTHVAIVDAAAGLLRSGSHEVLDRITALQDNIKKIERELTDARKKLALGGSGAGAAASADETVNGVTYVGRTVEGIAAKDVKGLVDSEKKRIGSGVVTVVLKGDDGKGTVAIGVTDDLTARYAAGNLIKLATAALGGQGGGGRPDMAQGGGPDGSKSAEAIAAVRGAL from the coding sequence ATGACCAGCGTAAACGACCTCCGTTCGAGCTTTGTCGACTACTTTGCCCGCAATGGTCACCACGCTGTGGCATCGAGCCCGCTGGTGCCGCGCAACGATCCGACGCTGATGTTCACCAATTCGGGCATGGTGCAGTTCAAGAACACCTTCACCGGTGTCGAAAAGCGCCCCTATTCTCGCGCCACCACAGCGCAGAAATGCGTGCGCGCCGGGGGCAAGCACAACGACCTGGACAATGTGGGCTTTACCGCCCGGCATCACACCTTTTTCGAGATGCTGGGCAATTTCTCATTCGGCGACTACTTCAAGGACCATGCCATCGAGCTGGCCTGGAACCTGCTGACCAAGGACTGGGGCCTGCCCAGGGAGAAACTGATGGTCACCGTCTACCAGGACGATGACGAGGCCATGGAGCTGTGGAAGAAGATTGCCGGTATCGGCGAAGACCGCATCGTGCGGCTCGGCGCCAAGTCCAATTTCTGGCAGATGGGGGATACCGGTCCCTGCGGCCCGTGCTCGGAAATCTTCTACGACCATGGCGATCACATCTGGGGCGGCCCCCCGGGTTCCCCCGAGGAAGACGGCGATCGCTGGATCGAGATCTGGAACCTGGTGTTTATGCAGTATGAGCAGCAGGGCGACGGTTCGCGCACCGGCTTGCCGCGTCCATCCATCGATACCGGCATGGGCCTCGAGCGCATCGCCGCGGTGATGCAGGGCGTCCATGACAATTACGATATCGACCTGTTCAAGGCGCTGATCGGTGCGGCCGCCCAGGCAACCGGCGCCGACATCAATGGCGAAGGTAACCGCAGCCTACGGGTGATCGCCGATCACCTGCGCTCGATGAGCTTCCTGATCGCCGAAGGCGTGCTGCCCTCCAACGAGGGGCGAGGCTATGTGCTGCGCCGCATCATGCGCCGCGCCATGCGCCATGCGACCCTGCTGGGGGCAAATGAGCCGGTGATCCACAAGCTTGTGCCGACCCTGGTACGCGAGATGGGCCAGGCCTATCCCGAGCTCAGCCGCGGCGAGGCCCTGATCTCCGAGACGGTGCTGCTCGAGGAAGGCCGGTTCCTCAAGACGCTTGGCCGTGGCCTGCAACTGCTGGCTGACGAAACGCGCGATATGGGCGAAGGCACCGTCCTTGATGGTGCCAGCGCCTTCAAGCTCTATGACACCTATGGCTTCCCGCTGGACCTGACGCAGGATGCGCTGCGCACGCGCGGCATCACCGTTGACCAGGCCGGCTTCGACGCTGCTATGGCGGCGCAGAAGGCCGAGGCACGCAAGAGCTGGTCCGGCTCGGGCGAAGCTGCGACCGACACCGTCTGGTATGGCCTCGCCGACAAGCTCGGCCCCACCGAATTCCTCGGCTACGAAACCGAAACCGCCGAAGGGGAGATCAAGGCGCTGCTCAAGGATGGCGCCGAGGTTGCCGCACTGGCCGAAGGGGAGGAGGGCTTTGCCGTTCTCAACCAGACACCCTTCTATGGCGAGAGCGGTGGCCAGGTTGGCGATACGGGTACGCTAAAGGGTGACGCTGTGGCAGCCAGTGTCACCGACACCCAGAAGCATCACGGAGTGTTTGCCCACAAGGTGAAGGTCACCCAGGGCAGCCTCAAGGTCGGCCAGGCGGTGACTCTGGTGGTGGACCACGAGCGCCGCTCGTCCATCCGCGCCAATCATTCGGCCACCCACCTGCTGCATGAAGCCCTGCGCCTCGTGCTTGGCGATCACGTCGCCCAGAAGGGATCGATGGTGTCGTCCGAGCGCCTGCGCTTCGACTTCGTCCATACCAAGCCCATGACCGAGCAGGAAATGGCCGAGGTCGAGGACATCGCCAACGCCATCGTGCTGCAGAACACGCCGGTCGAAACGCGCCTGATGGGCGTCGAAGAAGCCAAGGAATCCGGCGCGCGGGCACTGTTCGGCGAAAAATATGGCGACGAAGTCCGCGTCGTCGCCATGGGCGAACCGACGAGCAATGGCCTTGGCTGGTCGGTCGAACTCTGCGGTGGCACCCATGTGCGTCGTACGGGTGATATCGGCCTCGTCTCCATCGTCGCCGAGAGCGCGGTCGGTGCGGGCGTGCGCCGTATCGAAGCGCTGACCGGGAAGGCGGCACGCCATCGCGGTAACACGCATGTGGCCATCGTCGACGCGGCGGCCGGCCTGCTGCGGTCCGGCAGCCATGAAGTGCTCGATCGCATCACCGCATTGCAGGACAACATCAAGAAGATCGAGCGCGAACTCACGGACGCGCGCAAGAAGCTGGCCCTGGGCGGCAGCGGCGCAGGTGCGGCAGCAAGTGCCGATGAAACCGTCAACGGCGTGACCTATGTCGGCCGCACCGTCGAGGGCATCGCTGCCAAGGACGTCAAGGGGCTGGTCGACAGCGAGAAAAAGCGCATCGGCTCGGGCGTGGTCACGGTCGTGCTCAAGGGCGATGACGGCAAGGGCACGGTGGCCATCGGCGTCACCGACGACCTGACGGCCCGCTATGCCGCCGGCAACCTGATTAAGCTGGCGACAGCGGCCTTGGGTGGACAGGGCGGCGGCGGCCGGCCGGACATGGCGCAGGGCGGTGGTCCCGACGGCTCCAAATCGGCCGAGGCGATCGCGGCCGTCCGCGGCGCGCTCTAA
- a CDS encoding DMT family transporter, with translation MPVGVIYAIVAYSVYSCGDAVIKGFGQDLSVFEIGFFVALFGLIPAAFAKPKGERWRDSFQLGKPLLVHLRSFTGVSSAMLVTVSFTTIPFAETYSLVFLMPLFITVMSVLILRERVDAIRWAMLALGFLGVMLVVRPGFRELEFGHLTALLCAVFGASTTTILRVIAPTEKRVSLIVLPALYIIVINAVLMAPGFVMPTARQFGLLAASGSMVGMGHILLIAATRNAPASQVAPIQYVQIVWAIGLGAFFYSEYPDLLAYIGLGVVVLSGLVNVFIDGARTRIAGRFAEYRARRPSSPTDITEVQGPEI, from the coding sequence ATGCCTGTCGGCGTGATTTACGCGATTGTCGCCTATTCGGTCTATTCGTGCGGCGATGCCGTCATCAAGGGCTTTGGCCAGGATCTCTCGGTCTTCGAGATCGGCTTCTTTGTCGCCTTGTTCGGCCTGATCCCCGCTGCATTCGCCAAACCCAAGGGCGAGCGCTGGCGCGACAGCTTCCAACTCGGCAAGCCACTGCTGGTCCACCTGCGATCCTTCACGGGCGTGAGCTCGGCCATGCTGGTGACGGTGTCCTTCACCACCATTCCCTTCGCCGAGACCTATTCGCTGGTCTTCCTGATGCCGCTGTTCATTACCGTGATGTCGGTCCTAATCCTGCGCGAGCGGGTCGATGCCATCCGCTGGGCCATGCTGGCACTGGGCTTTTTGGGCGTCATGCTCGTGGTGCGGCCGGGATTCCGTGAACTCGAATTCGGCCACCTGACGGCCCTGCTCTGCGCCGTGTTCGGCGCCTCGACCACCACCATCCTGCGCGTCATCGCGCCCACCGAGAAGCGAGTCAGCCTGATCGTTTTGCCCGCGCTTTACATCATCGTCATCAACGCCGTGCTGATGGCCCCCGGCTTCGTCATGCCGACGGCCCGGCAATTTGGCCTGCTTGCCGCCTCGGGAAGCATGGTGGGCATGGGCCACATCCTGCTTATTGCCGCGACGCGCAATGCGCCGGCCAGCCAGGTGGCGCCGATCCAGTACGTGCAGATCGTCTGGGCGATCGGCCTAGGCGCCTTCTTCTATTCCGAATATCCGGACCTGCTGGCCTATATCGGCCTTGGCGTGGTTGTCCTTTCCGGGCTGGTCAACGTGTTCATCGATGGTGCCCGCACCCGCATCGCCGGACGCTTCGCCGAATATCGCGCGCGCCGGCCCAGTTCGCCGACCGATATCACCGAGGTGCAGGGCCCGGAAATCTAG
- a CDS encoding DMT family transporter, translated as MPVGVILAFLAYASFSIADALIKATGPSMSVFEIAFFTTSLSIIPAMLTKRGERWRDIYKLRHPRLVHLRCATAICGTACVMFAFTHIPFADVYAIGFLTPIIVTLLGVLILREHVALHRWLLLIISFLGVVLVIRPGVRDLQLGHLAIFCSVFFGGITTIILRHVAPKERRVSLVGLQVLYSALFNGLLMIPTFVLPSPEQLAVFLGIGLLGGTGGLLLIAAARRTPANLVAPVQYSQLIWAIVFGALFFGEYPDYVAIVGLIIVLTAGLANVLTEKLKIVWKPRIFFWRTGL; from the coding sequence ATGCCTGTCGGCGTCATCCTCGCCTTTCTGGCCTATGCCAGCTTTTCTATCGCCGATGCCCTGATCAAGGCAACGGGACCGAGCATGTCGGTCTTCGAGATCGCCTTCTTCACCACGAGCCTGTCGATCATCCCGGCCATGCTGACCAAGCGCGGCGAACGCTGGCGAGACATCTACAAGCTGCGCCATCCCCGGCTGGTACACCTGCGCTGCGCCACGGCCATCTGCGGCACGGCCTGCGTCATGTTCGCCTTTACGCACATTCCCTTTGCCGACGTCTATGCCATCGGCTTCCTCACGCCCATCATCGTTACGCTGCTGGGTGTGCTTATCCTGCGCGAGCATGTCGCGCTGCACCGCTGGCTGCTGCTGATCATCAGCTTTTTGGGCGTGGTGCTGGTGATCCGCCCCGGCGTACGCGACCTGCAGCTTGGGCATCTCGCCATTTTCTGCAGCGTCTTCTTCGGCGGCATCACCACCATCATCCTGCGCCATGTTGCGCCCAAGGAACGACGTGTCAGCCTGGTCGGCCTGCAGGTGCTCTATTCGGCGCTGTTCAACGGTCTGCTGATGATCCCGACTTTCGTCCTGCCATCGCCCGAGCAGTTGGCGGTGTTTCTGGGCATCGGCCTGCTGGGCGGCACCGGTGGGCTGCTGCTGATCGCGGCGGCCCGGCGCACGCCGGCCAATCTGGTCGCCCCGGTACAATATAGCCAGCTGATATGGGCTATCGTCTTCGGTGCTTTGTTCTTCGGCGAATATCCGGATTATGTCGCGATTGTCGGCCTGATCATCGTACTGACGGCAGGCCTCGCCAATGTCCTTACCGAAAAGCTGAAGATCGTCTGGAAACCACGCATATTCTTCTGGCGCACCGGCCTCTAG
- a CDS encoding class I SAM-dependent methyltransferase, which translates to MVSAGDLPLGFGRQAFGADPAGYHAARPAYPDATWTVLGQQAGLKQGIEVLEIGAGTGLATGPLLAHEPAHLLAIEPDARLAAFLATNHANPRLTVIQQPFEMVALETHSVDLVVSATAFHWLDAIPALVRLEQALRPGGAVALIWNEFGDPQRHDAFHEATRHLFAGRASSPAAGDDTRVPHSLHSEARRDDFLAAGLIPDAPQYLSWTLTLDVEGARRLYASFSNVTALPYDERERLLDGLANIAATAFGGRIERNMVTAIHTARRNS; encoded by the coding sequence ATGGTCAGCGCCGGCGACCTTCCGCTCGGCTTCGGGCGGCAGGCGTTCGGCGCTGATCCGGCTGGCTATCACGCCGCTCGACCAGCCTATCCCGATGCAACTTGGACGGTGCTAGGCCAGCAGGCAGGCCTCAAGCAGGGCATCGAGGTGCTCGAAATCGGCGCCGGTACAGGTCTGGCGACAGGCCCCCTGCTGGCACATGAGCCCGCCCACCTGCTGGCCATCGAGCCAGATGCGCGTCTCGCGGCCTTTCTGGCAACGAACCACGCCAATCCCCGCCTGACGGTGATCCAGCAGCCGTTCGAGATGGTGGCGCTCGAGACCCACAGCGTCGATCTGGTTGTCAGCGCCACCGCCTTTCATTGGCTCGACGCCATTCCGGCGCTCGTCAGGCTGGAGCAGGCGCTACGCCCAGGCGGCGCCGTCGCTCTGATCTGGAACGAGTTCGGCGATCCGCAGCGGCACGATGCCTTTCACGAAGCGACGCGGCACCTGTTTGCCGGACGGGCCAGCAGTCCGGCGGCCGGCGACGATACGCGCGTGCCGCACTCGCTGCATTCTGAAGCGAGACGCGACGACTTCCTCGCAGCAGGCCTGATCCCAGACGCGCCGCAATATCTCTCCTGGACGCTGACGCTGGACGTCGAGGGCGCACGCCGGCTCTATGCCAGCTTCTCCAATGTTACGGCCCTGCCATATGACGAGCGCGAGCGGCTGCTCGACGGGTTGGCGAACATAGCTGCGACCGCCTTTGGTGGTCGGATCGAGCGCAACATGGTGACCGCGATCCATACGGCCAGGCGCAATAGCTAG
- a CDS encoding aldo/keto reductase has product MTARTFEKRRVGRTDLQVTTLGLGGASLAGIFSAVPAEQARATVSHALDVGINYVDTAPQYGLGRSEHLMGDVLRERREDVVLSSKVGRLLKPVSAAEQDKGNWVDPLPFNQLYDYSYDAVMRSFEDSQQRLGLEKIDILYVHDIGVATHGVEGNKPLWAQLAGGGYKALRELRDAGVVKAIGLGVNEWEVLMDAFQLGDWDVFLLAGRYTLLEQTSLDPFMTTCVQRGSSVVVGGPFNSGILVGGDKFNYAKAPDDVVAKVRAIEAVCREFGVPLPAAALQFPLTHPAVCNVLPGPRSPQELDGILGWWDAKVPGELWTTLAAKGLLAPGTPIPGGTA; this is encoded by the coding sequence ATGACTGCTCGCACATTCGAAAAGCGACGGGTTGGACGCACCGACCTGCAGGTGACCACGCTGGGCCTGGGGGGCGCCTCCCTTGCTGGTATCTTCTCCGCCGTTCCCGCCGAGCAGGCCCGCGCCACGGTATCCCATGCGCTGGACGTGGGGATAAACTACGTCGATACCGCCCCGCAATATGGCCTGGGCCGCTCCGAGCACCTGATGGGTGACGTCTTGCGCGAGCGCCGCGAGGACGTGGTGCTGTCGAGCAAGGTCGGACGCCTGCTCAAGCCTGTGAGCGCCGCCGAGCAGGACAAGGGCAACTGGGTCGATCCCCTGCCCTTCAACCAGCTCTACGACTATTCGTACGATGCCGTCATGCGCTCGTTCGAGGACAGCCAGCAGCGGCTCGGGCTCGAGAAGATCGACATTCTCTATGTCCACGACATCGGCGTCGCGACCCATGGCGTCGAGGGCAACAAGCCGCTCTGGGCACAGCTGGCGGGTGGCGGCTACAAGGCGCTGCGCGAACTGCGCGACGCCGGCGTGGTCAAGGCCATCGGCCTGGGTGTCAACGAGTGGGAAGTGCTCATGGACGCTTTCCAACTGGGGGATTGGGACGTTTTCCTCCTGGCTGGTCGCTATACCCTGCTGGAACAGACTTCGCTCGATCCTTTCATGACCACCTGCGTTCAGCGCGGTTCCTCCGTGGTGGTCGGCGGGCCATTCAATTCGGGCATTCTGGTCGGTGGCGACAAGTTCAACTATGCCAAGGCGCCGGACGACGTCGTCGCCAAGGTCCGGGCCATCGAAGCCGTGTGCCGGGAATTCGGCGTGCCCCTGCCCGCAGCGGCGCTGCAATTTCCGCTGACCCATCCTGCGGTCTGCAACGTCCTGCCGGGGCCGCGTTCGCCCCAGGAGCTCGACGGCATTCTCGGCTGGTGGGACGCCAAGGTGCCCGGCGAGCTTTGGACCACGCTGGCGGCCAAGGGTCTCTTGGCACCGGGCACGCCTATACCCGGCGGCACCGCTTGA
- a CDS encoding SRPBCC family protein, with protein sequence MVFGDPLTVTTPTDTQIVITRHFDAPRHLVFACYTQPALIRRWLNGAEGWIMTVCEFDARVGGRYRYEWKAPDGYVMGMGGVVTAFEPVSHVASAELFDDDWTGGETVSKLDFDETSGRTTLVNTITYASKDARDGALKTPMAEGMEFGYKKLDTVLAELKQE encoded by the coding sequence ATGGTCTTTGGCGACCCGCTGACCGTAACGACGCCCACCGATACGCAGATCGTCATTACGCGCCACTTCGATGCGCCGCGCCACCTGGTCTTTGCCTGCTACACCCAGCCGGCACTGATCCGGCGTTGGCTCAACGGCGCCGAGGGCTGGATCATGACCGTCTGCGAATTCGACGCCAGGGTGGGCGGCAGGTACCGCTATGAATGGAAGGCCCCGGACGGCTATGTCATGGGCATGGGCGGCGTGGTGACCGCGTTCGAGCCGGTCTCGCATGTGGCCAGCGCCGAACTGTTCGATGACGACTGGACCGGCGGCGAAACGGTTTCGAAGCTGGATTTCGACGAAACCAGCGGCCGGACCACGCTGGTCAACACCATTACCTACGCGTCGAAGGATGCCCGCGACGGGGCCCTCAAGACGCCGATGGCCGAGGGCATGGAGTTTGGCTACAAGAAGCTCGATACCGTGCTTGCCGAATTGAAGCAGGAGTAG
- a CDS encoding ArsR/SmtB family transcription factor, translating to MPTSEQLDATFQALADPTRRAILARLARGEASVMELAEPFEMSQPAISKHLKVLENAGLISRGRDAQRRPCKLEAAPLAEATGWLIEYRKFWEKQFGQLDALLDELKSLEAAAGKN from the coding sequence ATGCCGACCTCCGAACAGCTCGATGCCACCTTCCAGGCTCTTGCGGACCCGACGCGGCGCGCGATCCTGGCGCGCCTGGCGCGAGGAGAAGCCTCGGTCATGGAACTCGCCGAACCCTTCGAAATGAGCCAGCCGGCCATTTCCAAGCACCTCAAGGTGCTCGAAAATGCCGGGCTCATTTCGCGCGGCCGGGATGCGCAACGCCGCCCCTGCAAGCTGGAGGCAGCGCCGCTGGCGGAGGCAACTGGCTGGCTCATCGAATACCGGAAGTTCTGGGAAAAGCAGTTCGGCCAGCTCGACGCCCTGCTCGACGAGTTGAAAAGCCTCGAGGCCGCGGCTGGCAAGAATTGA
- the recA gene encoding recombinase RecA, whose product MANAPLRVVEGGSMDKDKALAAALGQIERNFGKGSIMRLGEASAIEVESISTGSLGLDIALGIGGLPKGRIVEIFGPESSGKTTLALHVIAEAQKAGGICAFVDAEHALDPVYARKLGVNVDDLLISQPDAGEQALEITDTLVRSGAIDVLVVDSVAALTPRAELEGEMGDALPGLQARLMSQAMRKLTSSISKSKCLVIFINQIRMKIGVMYGSPETTTGGNALKFYASVRLDIRRIGALKDREEIVGNQTRVKVVKNKLAPPFRQVEFDIMYGEGISKTGELLDLGVKSGIIEKSGAWFSWDSQRLGQGRENSRQFLKDNPAIASTIEQGVRESSGLLGEVLLVAGGDDDTGDDD is encoded by the coding sequence ATGGCGAATGCCCCGCTTCGTGTAGTTGAAGGTGGTTCGATGGATAAGGACAAGGCTCTTGCTGCCGCGCTAGGACAGATCGAGCGGAATTTCGGCAAGGGTTCGATCATGCGCCTTGGCGAGGCTTCGGCCATCGAGGTCGAATCGATCTCGACCGGCTCGCTGGGCCTCGATATCGCGCTGGGCATTGGCGGCCTGCCCAAGGGCCGTATCGTCGAAATCTTCGGGCCGGAAAGCTCGGGCAAGACCACGCTGGCGCTGCATGTCATCGCCGAGGCCCAGAAGGCTGGCGGTATCTGTGCCTTTGTCGACGCAGAGCATGCGCTCGATCCGGTCTATGCCCGCAAGCTCGGCGTCAATGTGGATGACCTGCTGATCTCGCAGCCCGATGCCGGCGAACAGGCCCTCGAAATCACCGATACGCTGGTCCGTTCCGGCGCCATCGACGTGCTGGTGGTCGATTCGGTTGCGGCGCTCACGCCGCGGGCTGAACTCGAAGGCGAAATGGGCGATGCCTTGCCGGGTCTCCAGGCCCGGCTGATGAGCCAGGCCATGCGCAAGCTCACCTCGTCCATCTCCAAGTCGAAGTGCCTCGTCATCTTCATCAACCAGATCCGCATGAAGATCGGCGTGATGTATGGCTCGCCCGAAACTACCACCGGCGGCAATGCGCTCAAGTTCTATGCTTCGGTGCGCCTCGACATCCGCCGCATTGGCGCGCTCAAGGATCGCGAGGAGATCGTGGGCAACCAGACCCGTGTGAAGGTGGTCAAGAACAAGCTGGCCCCGCCCTTCCGTCAGGTCGAGTTCGACATCATGTATGGCGAAGGCATTTCCAAGACCGGCGAGCTGCTCGATCTGGGTGTCAAATCCGGCATCATCGAGAAGTCCGGCGCCTGGTTCTCGTGGGATAGCCAGCGCCTGGGGCAGGGCCGTGAGAATTCGCGGCAGTTCCTCAAGGACAACCCGGCGATTGCCAGCACGATCGAGCAGGGTGTGCGCGAAAGCTCGGGCCTGCTTGGCGAAGTGCTGCTGGTAGCCGGCGGCGACGACGACACCGGCGACGACGACTGA
- a CDS encoding glycerophosphodiester phosphodiesterase family protein, which yields MSWRWRTLLLLGVVAAAVYIFNASWRVAPPADPQVALIAHRGVHQTFSREDLENDTCTAERIYPPEHAFIENTLSSMRAAFDAGADIVELDVHPTTDGQFAVLHDWTIDCRTEGTGETRSHDMAYLKTLDIGYGYTADGGATYPLRGTGVGQMPELKEVLSAMPDRQFLVNFKSREQREGDMLASLVSAHPEWRHAVWGAYGGDEPTYRAAELIEGLAVWSRRGLVDCLLQYEALGWSGYMPAACRDTKVMVPLNVAPFLWGWPNLFLERLRHAGSEVILLGPTSAGDPGTAGIDTLEQLAEVPESFDGYLWTNRIEIIGPALAAR from the coding sequence ATGTCATGGCGATGGCGGACCCTGCTCCTGCTGGGGGTGGTGGCAGCCGCAGTCTACATCTTCAACGCCAGCTGGCGGGTCGCACCCCCTGCCGATCCCCAGGTTGCCCTGATCGCGCATCGGGGTGTGCATCAGACATTCTCGCGCGAGGACCTCGAAAACGACACCTGCACCGCCGAACGGATCTACCCGCCCGAGCACGCCTTCATCGAGAATACCCTTTCATCCATGCGTGCCGCCTTCGACGCCGGCGCCGATATCGTCGAGCTGGATGTTCACCCAACCACCGACGGCCAGTTTGCCGTATTGCACGATTGGACAATCGATTGTCGTACCGAGGGCACCGGAGAGACCCGCAGCCACGACATGGCCTACCTTAAGACGCTCGACATCGGTTACGGCTACACCGCCGATGGCGGCGCCACCTACCCATTGCGCGGAACGGGCGTGGGCCAGATGCCCGAGCTCAAGGAGGTGCTGTCGGCCATGCCGGACCGGCAGTTTCTGGTGAATTTCAAGAGTCGCGAGCAACGCGAAGGCGATATGCTTGCGTCATTGGTGAGCGCGCACCCCGAATGGCGCCACGCGGTGTGGGGTGCCTATGGCGGTGACGAACCAACCTATCGCGCCGCGGAGCTCATCGAGGGTCTCGCCGTGTGGTCCCGTCGCGGCCTGGTGGATTGCCTGCTGCAATATGAAGCGCTGGGCTGGAGCGGTTACATGCCCGCGGCTTGCCGCGACACCAAGGTCATGGTCCCGCTCAACGTCGCTCCCTTCCTCTGGGGCTGGCCCAACCTGTTCCTGGAACGCCTGCGCCATGCCGGCTCGGAAGTGATCCTGCTTGGACCCACCAGCGCCGGCGACCCCGGCACGGCCGGTATCGATACGCTCGAGCAACTCGCCGAAGTCCCCGAAAGCTTCGACGGCTACCTGTGGACCAACCGCATAGAGATCATCGGCCCTGCCCTGGCCGCGCGATAG
- the araD1 gene encoding AraD1 family protein, which yields MNLIQFFDHNGARAVGAVDNGVTRVVNGATSVYELAMAALSRQGGLGALVADQGLGATLDREAILAEGRMLAPIDHPDPAHLYLTGTGLTHLGSAATRDAMHTANSGAAETGLTDTMKMFRMGLEGGKPADGLKGVQPEWFYKGNGYSVVNPGHPIPSPGFALDAGEEPEIAGVYLIDQNGQPRRLGFALANEFSDHVTERINYLYLAHSKLRACAFGPELRIGDLPAHIEGKSRIWRDGKVLWEKPFLSGEDNMSHTIANLEYHHFKYDLFRRPGDVHVHMFGTATLSFADGIKTQPNDIFEIEEAQFGAPLRNPVRTETEHPVIVGNLY from the coding sequence ATGAACCTGATCCAGTTTTTCGACCACAATGGCGCACGCGCCGTCGGCGCCGTCGACAATGGGGTAACCCGTGTCGTCAACGGTGCCACCAGCGTCTACGAGCTGGCCATGGCCGCGCTTTCCCGCCAAGGTGGCCTGGGTGCCCTGGTTGCCGATCAGGGCCTGGGCGCCACTCTTGATCGTGAGGCCATCCTCGCCGAGGGCCGCATGCTGGCGCCGATCGATCATCCCGATCCGGCCCATCTCTACCTCACCGGCACCGGCCTCACCCATCTTGGCTCGGCGGCAACGCGCGACGCCATGCACACTGCCAATAGCGGCGCAGCCGAAACCGGTCTCACGGACACCATGAAGATGTTCCGCATGGGCCTTGAAGGCGGCAAGCCCGCCGATGGCCTCAAGGGCGTGCAGCCGGAATGGTTCTACAAGGGCAACGGCTACTCGGTCGTCAACCCGGGCCACCCCATCCCGTCCCCGGGCTTTGCGCTCGACGCCGGCGAAGAACCTGAGATCGCCGGCGTCTACCTGATCGACCAGAACGGCCAGCCGCGTCGGCTCGGTTTTGCCCTGGCCAACGAGTTCTCCGATCACGTGACCGAGCGCATCAACTACCTCTACCTTGCCCACTCCAAGCTGCGCGCCTGCGCCTTCGGCCCCGAACTGCGCATCGGCGACCTGCCGGCCCATATCGAGGGCAAATCGCGCATCTGGCGCGATGGCAAGGTACTCTGGGAAAAGCCGTTCCTGTCGGGTGAGGACAATATGAGCCACACCATCGCCAATCTCGAATATCACCACTTCAAGTATGACCTGTTCCGGCGGCCGGGCGATGTGCATGTCCACATGTTCGGCACGGCCACGCTGAGCTTCGCCGACGGCATCAAGACCCAGCCGAACGACATCTTCGAGATCGAAGAAGCCCAGTTCGGCGCCCCCCTGCGCAACCCTGTCCGCACCGAAACCGAGCATCCGGTGATCGTAGGCAACCTCTATTGA